GAAGTCTATACCCAGATGATGTGCGCGCAGGCGCGCCTCAGTAAAGATCAGAATACCCAGATGGGTGCCGTGCTTGTGTCGGCCGACGGTCGTGTAATCAGTACCGGCTACAACGGCGCTCCGGCTGGCTTTGATGACGAGACGGTGCCGTACACCCGCGAAAAGCAGTTGCTGGCTTACGATTTGTTGGATGCCGATTCGGGCGAGCTGTTGAGCCACCACGAGTTCGAGGCGAACAAGTACCCGTTCATGGTACATGCCGAAATCAACGCGCTGCACTATGCCCGCGGCAAGGTTCCTCCGGGATCCAAACTCTACGTGATCGGTTTCCCGTGTGAACGTTGCGCCCTGGACGTGAGCCTTTCGGGCGTTGCCGAAGTGTTCGTGACCAAGGACGATTACGACCCGAAGTCTACGCTGAACAACAGCCGCGACACGGCTTACTACATGTTTGCGCAGGCGGGAATTATCGTGACTCTGTGTGGCAAGCGCATTCGTCCGGTGGTTTCGAAGCCGAAAAAGTAGTTTTTATCACACACCGAAAAGTGTGGACATAAATTTTTGCTTAAATGTAGACTTTTTGGCGAAATATTTATTATATTGATAACCGGGAGTAATTTGCGCTCGGTTTTTTTTATGGATTTTTAATATGGTGAATCTTTTTGAATACTTGAACTACCGCGAATTCTTGCGTGACGCCTATGAAGAGCGCCATAAGGGTGACTGGCGTTTTAGTCATCGCTATATTGCCGACCGTGCCGGGTTCGATGCGTCGATGTTCAACAAGATTCTGCAGGGCAAGCGCAACTTGACCAGCCGTCTGGTTTCGGTGTTTGCCGATATCTTTTGCAATGATGACCGCGAAAAGGCCTACTTTGCCGACATGGTGGCGTTCAACCAGGCGAAGAACCATTCCGAAAGCCGTCAATACCTGGAAAAGCTGGTGGCCACCAAGGAATGCAAGGTCGAAAATGTGGCCAAGGACCAGTTCGAATACTTTGACCACTGGTACCATGCGGTGATTCGCGAACTGGTAACTTTTTACCCGTATGTGGGCGATGACGCGGCACTCGGCTTGATGGTGCGTCCGCCGATTACGGCCTCGCAGGTTAAGTCTTCGATTGCGTTGCTGGAACGCCTCTCGATGATCAAGAAGAATGAGACAACAGGATTTTACGAACAGACGCAGGGCCTGATTTCGAGCGGTTCGGAGTCGTTCAGTACGGCGGTCAACTCTTACATCCAGCAGAACTTGAATGTGGCCCAAGACGCCCTAGACCGTTTTGAACGCGGCGAACGCAATTTGTCGACGCTGGCCTTTGCTTGCGACGAGCCGACTTACAAGGAATTGGTCGAGATGGTGCGCCGCTTTAGGCGCGAAGTCTTGGCGAAGGTGGGACAGTGCGCAAAGCCCAATCGGGTATTCCAGCTCGGCATGCAGCTGTT
This genomic window from Fibrobacter sp. UWB5 contains:
- a CDS encoding deaminase is translated as MNKSESRSKLRDEVYTQMMCAQARLSKDQNTQMGAVLVSADGRVISTGYNGAPAGFDDETVPYTREKQLLAYDLLDADSGELLSHHEFEANKYPFMVHAEINALHYARGKVPPGSKLYVIGFPCERCALDVSLSGVAEVFVTKDDYDPKSTLNNSRDTAYYMFAQAGIIVTLCGKRIRPVVSKPKK
- a CDS encoding TIGR02147 family protein, with amino-acid sequence MVNLFEYLNYREFLRDAYEERHKGDWRFSHRYIADRAGFDASMFNKILQGKRNLTSRLVSVFADIFCNDDREKAYFADMVAFNQAKNHSESRQYLEKLVATKECKVENVAKDQFEYFDHWYHAVIRELVTFYPYVGDDAALGLMVRPPITASQVKSSIALLERLSMIKKNETTGFYEQTQGLISSGSESFSTAVNSYIQQNLNVAQDALDRFERGERNLSTLAFACDEPTYKELVEMVRRFRREVLAKVGQCAKPNRVFQLGMQLFPLSDPYPPPQRRGRKRRIRGMEMTNGDELEVAGDDIAGENAEGGADKA